Proteins encoded together in one Quercus lobata isolate SW786 chromosome 3, ValleyOak3.0 Primary Assembly, whole genome shotgun sequence window:
- the LOC115980294 gene encoding putative disease resistance protein RGA3 — protein MAWALVSAIKDQLSSFIASEFLSIANFKGEVQKLESKFHTIQAMLNDAEKRQVKEEAVKLWLDKLKDVSYQMDDVLDEWNTAMIKAEIEKQQKDDAEKAETSSAAKKRKVWPLISVPTLLQHRDIAHKIKELNEKLDEIDREGEVYTFALTRGNEEVERPRTTSFVDVSEILGRDKVRDDLVSILLGKGSEEVRNPHVISLVGMGGIGKTTLAQLAYNDDEVKAHFEIKVWVCVSDPFNQGKVAKEIFESIKFQSPNMTTLHIETKIFESIESQSPNMTALQTLLEAICKQVEGKKFFLVLDDVWTEGSTMWEPFRLALKYAAQGSRILVTTRKSRVAEMMGSVSIINLEVLSKEDCCLVFSKIAFFDRDPKQREQLEDLGTQIVEKCKGLPLAAKTLGSLMQFKRSREEWKSILDNNFWEFEDVERSLYAPLLLSYYDLSSPLRRCFSFCAVFPKDYVFSSDELVFMWMSQGYIKPKANMEIEIIAREYFENLAIRSFFQDFEKDEDDDQIIRDPNINFPRGFGRLTSLRTLKYFHINGEDDRCKLGELRNLNHLKGTLQINGLENVVDQCEATNAQLKKKINLRTLKLLFHPNKWDFEEITRGMDALVLNALEPPPNLEDLSIRYYKGPTMSPWMSGKNGMGLEEKKKKKKTVPEDLL, from the exons ATGGCTTGGGCTCTTGTATCTGCTATCAAGGACCAGCTTAGTTCTTTCATTGCTTCAGAGTTCTTGTCAATTGCAAATTTCAAGGGAGAAGTCCAGAAGCTTGAAAGCAAATTCCACACCATCCAGGCAATGCTCAACGATGCAGAGAAACGGCAAGTGAAGGAGGAGGCTGTGAAGCTTTGGTTAGATAAGCTCAAAGACGTATCCTACCAGATGGACGACGTGTTGGATGAGTGGAACACTGCCATGATCAAAGCAGAGATTgagaaacaacaaaaagatGATGCAGAAAAAGCTGAAACTAGCAGTGCTGCTAAGAAAAGGAAGGTATGGCCCCTCATCTCAGTTCCTACTCTTTTGCAGCATCGTGATATTGCTCATAAGATAAAAGAACTTAATGAAAAATTAGATGAGATTGACAGAGAGGGAGAGGTGTACACGTTTGCATTGACTAGGGGCAATGAAGAAGTTGAGAGACCAAGAACAACTTCCTTTGTTGATGTGTCTGAAATTCTTGGTCGTGATAAAGTTAGGGATGATCTAGTGAGCATCCTATTGGGCAAGGGTAGTGAAGAAGTAAGAAACCCCCATGTCATCTCTTTAGTGGGCATGGGTGGTATTGGAAAAACAACTCTTGCCCAACTAGCCTATAATGATGATGAGGTGAAGGCACATTTTGAGATAAAagtgtgggtttgtgtttctgaCCCTTTCAATCAAGGCAAGGTTGCCAAGGAAATTTTTGAATCTATTAAATTTCAATCCCCCAACATGACTACTTTGCACATTGAAACAAAAATCTTTGAATCTATTGAATCTCAATCCCCCAACATGACTGCATTGCAAACTCTATTGGAAGCAATTTGTAAACAAGTTGAGGGAAAGAAGTTCTTTCTTGTCTTAGATGATGTGTGGACTGAAGGCTCCACAATGTGGGAGCCATTTAGACTTGCACTCAAATATGCTGCCCAAGGCAGTAGAATTCTAGTCACCACACGTAAAAGTAGAGTCGCGGAGATGATGGGAAGTGTGAGCATAATTAATTTGGAGGTATTGTCTAAAGAAGATTGTTGCTTGGTGTTTagtaaaatagcattttttgaTAGGGATCCTAAGCAACGTGAGCAACTAGAAGACCTCGGCACGCAAATAGTAGAAAAATGCAAAGGTTTGCCACTTGCCGCTAAGACTCTAGGGAGTCTCATGCAGTTCAAGAGAAGTAGAGAAGAATGGAAGAGTATTTTGGATAACAATTTTTGGGAATTTGAAGATGTGGAAAGAAGTCTTTATGCACCGTTATTATTGAGTTATTATGATTTATCCTCACCATTGAGACGGTGCTTCTCATTTTGTGCTGTTTTTCCCAAAGATTATGTCTTTTCTAGCGATGAATTGGTATTTATGTGGATGTCACAAGGATATATCAAGCCGAAGGCAAATATGGAGATAGAAATCATTGCTAGAGAGTACTTTGAAAATTTAGCTATACGATCTTTCTTCCAAGATTTtgagaaagatgaagatgatgaccAAATAATAAG GGatccaaatataaattttccaAGAGGGTTTGGGAGATTGACTTCTCTTAGAACATTAAAGTATTTCCACATAAATGGTGAGGATGATAGATGTAAATTGGGAGAATTAAGAAATTTGAACCACCTTAAAGGGACTCTTCAAATAAATGGGTTGGAGAACGTGGTAGATCAATGTGAGGCCACAAATGCACaactgaagaagaagataaatctTCGTACTTTGAAGCTATTGTTTCACCCAAACAAATGGGATTTTGAGGAAATAACAAGGGGGATGGATGCATTAGTTCTGAATGCCTTAGAGCCACCTCCTAACTTGGAAGATTTAAGCATTCGTTACTACAAGGGACCGACAATGTCTCCTTGGATG AGTGGGAAGAATGGAATGGGattggaggagaagaagaagaagaagaagactgtACCAGAAGATTTGCTATAA